CGCAAACTGCGGCAGGACGCGGCGTTCGGCGAACTCGACGTACGAGCCGGCGATTTGCTGCGTCGTTTCGCCCCCGGCGGCGAGCGGGAACGTGGCGTCGACCATTTCAGCGACGGTGGAGCTCTGAAGCAGCAGCTCGTCGCCGCTGATCTTCACTTCGCCGCCGGCGTTGTTCAGGTGAATGCCGTGCGACTTCAGGAACTCGTTGAACTTCGCCACGGTGTCGTACTGCGCCGGCAGGTTGTGGACGCTGACGGTGAAATGGTTGAGATAGTACCGGTTGTAGATCACCCACGAAGCGTATTCGCTCTCCTCGGCAAGAACCTGATAGTCTTCCCAGGTCGGCGTCCGCCAGAGGGGGCTGTGGAGGAATTCGTCGACCGCCGGACCGTTGTCGAGATCGAGCGAGTCGGCCGGATCGCTGGTCACCTCGTCGGTGTAGGAGTGAATGATTCGCTGGACGTTGTCCGAAAGTTCATCCACGCAAAGCTCGCTGATGAAAATCCGCGGATACTTGGCCACCGGCGGAGCGTACCAGTAGGCGTCGAGCTTCTTGCCATCGAAGCGGAGGAAGTCGCGCTTCTCGTAGCCGTAGTGGAGGAAGATTTTCTCGAACGAGGCGATGCCGAGATTCGGGACGCCCATCGTGCGGAACGCGATGTGGTCGTTTTCGATGCCGCCGACCGAATCGACGAGGCCTGCCTTGACCATCGCTTTGACGACGCAATCGACGTCGGGGACGCGTTCGCGGTAACGACGCATCAGGCCATCAAGCACGAAGTCGAGGGGAGCGGCGGTGGAGGCGGTGTGGATCATCGGCGGGAGCCCTGGGGCGGGTGGAGAAACGCGATCGGCCATGCAACGCGCGGCTGGCGAACGCCCCGCAGCGGAGCGACTGGCTAGCGAGCCCAGCGGCGGATGGCGTCTCGTATCGCCTGCGGGGTTTGCGCGTTCGAGAGAACAATTCTCACTATAGCTATTATTGCCGAAGAACGTGAGCCGGCGAGTGGGGATTTAAGCAACTTCCCCGAAGAGTTCCGCGCGTGCCGATTTTTCCAGGGTTTGCCGACGACTTTGCGTGCCGGCGATCTCGAGCGCCGCCGGGCCAGTTGATCTATTCGCGCACTAGCCGCTTCGCTTTGCGCGGAACGAACATGGTCGCGGCGAAGAGCAGCAGCGTCGCAGCAGCGGGCTCGGGGACCGCCATGGTCGCCGCGACGACACTGCCCAGCGACTCGCCGAAGTGCTGCTTGAAAATGGCTAGGTCGAGGGCGTCGACTTGCCCGTCGCTGTTGCCATCGGCGGCGAGTCCCGTCCCGCTGGTTCCGAAGGCGCGTTGCCAAACCAGAAAGTCGTCGCCGTCGACGACGCCGTCGCCGTCGAAGTCGCCCGGCTGCGTGACGATGGCGTTCGCGACGGAGAGCTGAAGTTCGTAGAGCTGAACGTTGGCGGTCGAACCGGCGACGCGGACGTAATATTGGCCCGCGGCGGGGAGGCTGATGCCGGCGAGCGATTCCGCGAAGCCGGCGGCCGTGTTGTTCGCCGTGCCGAGCAGCGTCGTGCCGTTCGTGCCGTAGATTGCCAGAGAGAGATCGTTCCGCGCGTTCGCATCGAACGTCGACTGCGCACCACCTTCGGCGCCTTGCGTGAAGACACCGCCGAGCGGCGTCAGGGTGACGTTGAGCAGCGAGGCTGAGTTGACCGTGAAGCTGAAGAAATCAAAATCGTTGGAGTTCGCGATGCTGACGAAGTCGGTCTCGTCGGGGCCGACTGCTTGGCCCGATGCGGCGGATGTGCCGATCGCCTTCGA
This sequence is a window from Lacipirellula parvula. Protein-coding genes within it:
- a CDS encoding DUF1338 domain-containing protein, coding for MIHTASTAAPLDFVLDGLMRRYRERVPDVDCVVKAMVKAGLVDSVGGIENDHIAFRTMGVPNLGIASFEKIFLHYGYEKRDFLRFDGKKLDAYWYAPPVAKYPRIFISELCVDELSDNVQRIIHSYTDEVTSDPADSLDLDNGPAVDEFLHSPLWRTPTWEDYQVLAEESEYASWVIYNRYYLNHFTVSVHNLPAQYDTVAKFNEFLKSHGIHLNNAGGEVKISGDELLLQSSTVAEMVDATFPLAAGGETTQQIAGSYVEFAERRVLPQFATLPPAEIRREHRRDGFETANADKIFESTFRDQTGRR